The stretch of DNA CTCGACCTCCGCCTTGTTCTTCACCGGGTGGTCGAAGACGACCGACAGGGGCTGCGCGACGCCGACCGTGGTGTCCTTGCCGGGCGTCAGGGACAGCTTGTTCACCTGCTCAGGGGTGGCCGTCTTGAAGGAGGTCCGCGCGCTGCCGCCCTCGTCCGTCGTCGCCTCGACCTTGTACGAGGTGCCGGGTACCGCCTTGCGGTCGGAGGTCCAGGTGGTGCCGTTCGCGGCGACCTTGCCGGTGAGCTTCGCGCCCTCGGAGTCGGTGACCTTGACCTGCTTCAGCTTGCCGTCGGCCAGCGTCACCTTGACCGGGGAGCCCGCCTTGGCCTGTTTGCCCTGCAAGTTGACGGATATGTCCGGCTTGTTCGCAGCGGTGTCCGCGGACGCGGGCGTGCTGCCCGAACAGGCGGTCAGCGTGGCGGCCAGCGCCGCGAGACCCGCGGCCGTGACCGCGGCCCCGGTGTGGCGGGGGCGTATGGGGCGTCGGCGACTCGGCGAGCTCAGGGGCCTCAAGGGAACGTACCTCCGTGCGAATGTGGAACTGCACGGTGAGAGGGCCATAGGTCCCGGTGGGTTGCCTCTTGCCCCGAATTTCCCGACTAGGTCACAGAGGCGGCGTATGAGCCGGGCGTGACCATCGGCGCTCGGTGATCGCGTGCCTACTTCGCGCGATGGGAGGTGCGCGGCGGCGTGATCGCCGGCGCCGGGGCCTGGGCCGCGCGCGTGACGTCACCGACGAGCTCGACGACGTCGGGACCGTACGCCTGGGAGTTGACGACCTTCAGGAGCAGGACGAAGGTGTTGGCGCCGTGCTTGCGGGCGAGGCGCTCGTGGTGCCGGGCGAGATAGCGGGTGGCCGCCTGGTTGGTGATCGCGCGCTGGCCGCAGAAGACGAAGACGGGTCTCGCCTCCTGGCCCTGCCCCGCGGTGAGCCGCGCGAGGATCACGTACTCCGTGATGCCGCCCTCCATGCGGTACCGCTCGCTGCCGATCTGGAACGCCCCGCGGTCCGGACCCGGCTCGGGGTCGGTGTTGATACGGACGCCGGGCAGCAGGGAGTGCAAGTGCGCGGCCATGCGGCGGTTGACGGCAGGGGAGCCGACGCAGAACTCCGTGCGCTCCCCGAAGCTCTGCTGGGCGGCGTCGTGCGCGACGAGCTGGGCGTGCGCCCCGCAGTCCTTGATCAGCGCGGCCAGTTCGAGCAGGGCGAACACGTCGTGGCGTACGACGGTGAGCTCGGGGCCGCCCGCCTCGCGGTTCACCACGAGCAGCGACTCGGAATTGTCGGGCAGCCCGAAGAAGGCCTGCTTGCGGCGGAGCTTGCGCCGCCAGAGGTAGGTACGGGCGAGCCAGCCCAGCACGGCACCGAGGCCGGCCGCGATCAGGCCGAGGACGATATTGCGCACGTCTTCAGTCATGGGGGCGCATGCTAGCGGGCTCTAGGACCCGTGTTCGAGGCGGTCCTGACGCGGCGGGGGAAGCGAAGTTACGCTGCGCGGACGGCTGTTGACTGGAGGTACGAATGCGTCGTGCTGTCGTACGGAATTTGACGCTATTGGCGGTCGGAGGGGTGTTGGTGTCGGTCGGGGCGGCCGTGCCCCCTTCGTCTCCGCGCTCGGCTGAAACGGCCTCGCCGCCCCTGTCCCCGTCCCCGGAGAAGGTCCCGGTGGCCGTCGGTTACGGCGGTGCCGTCTCCAGCGTCGACGCCGACGCGTCCGCCGCCGGGATCGAGGTCCTGAAGAAGGGCGGCAACGCGGTGGACGCGGCGGTCGCCACGGCGGCGGCCCTCGGCGTGACCGAGCCCTACTCCGCGGGCGTCGGAGGCGGCGGCTACTTCGTCCACTACGACGCGAAGTCCCGCAAGGTGAGCACGATCGACGGCCGCGAGACGGCCCCGCGGACCGCCGACTCCAGCCTCTTCCTTGAGGACGGCAAACCGATCCCCTTCGCCGACGCCGTCACCAGCGGCCTGGGCGTGGGCACGCCCGGCACCCCCGCGACCTGGCAGTCAGCGCTCGACAAGTGGGGCAGCAAGCGGCTCGGCACGCTTCTGAAACCCGCCGAGCGGCTCGCGCGCGACGGTTTCACGGTGGACGGGACGTTCCGTTCGCAGACCGAGTCGAACCAGAAGCGGTTCGCCGACTTCCCGGCCTCGGCGAAGCTGTTCCTGCCCGGTGGGGCGCTGCCCGTGGTCGGCTCGACGTTCAAGAACCCCGATCTCGCGCGGACGTACGAGGAGCTGGGGCGCAAGGGCGTCGGGGCGATGTACCGCGGTGGCATCGGCAAAGACGTCGTACGGACCGTGAACAAGCCGCCCGTGGACCCTGCGTCGGGGAGGGTGGCCCGGCCCGGCGATCTGTCCGCGAAGGACCTGAAGGCCTACGCGGTGAAGCGGCAGGCGCCGACGAAGACCTCCTACCGGGGGCTCGACGTGTACTCGATGGCGCCCTCGTCCTCCGGCGGCACGACCGTCGGTGAGGCGCTCAACATCCTTGAGCGGACCGACCTTTCGAAGGCCTCGAAGAAGAAGTACCTGCACCGGTTCATCGAGGCGAGCCGTGTCGCCTTCGCCGACCGCGGGCGATGGGTGGGCGACCCGGCCTTCGAGGACGTACCCACGAAGGAACTGCTCTCGCAGGAGTTCGCCGACTCGCGGGAGTGTCTGATCCGCGACGACGCGGTCCTGAAGAGCCCGCTCGCGCCGGGGAACCCGCGGAACCCCGCCGCGTGCGAGTCGGGTGACAAGGCCGCACCGACCACGTACGAAGGGGAGAACACGACGCACCTCACGTCAGCCGACAAGTGGGGCAACGTCGTCGCCTACACCCTGACCATCGAGTCGACGGGTGGCAGCGGGATCACCGTGCCGGGGCGCGGGTTCCTGCTCAACAACGAACTGACCGACTTCTCCTTCGCGCCGGCCGATCCGGCCGTGCACGACCCGAACCTGCCGGGTCCGGGCAAGCGGCCCCGGTCCTCGATCGCGCCGACGATCGTCCTTGAGAAG from Streptomyces sp. BA2 encodes:
- the ggt gene encoding gamma-glutamyltransferase; translated protein: MRRAVVRNLTLLAVGGVLVSVGAAVPPSSPRSAETASPPLSPSPEKVPVAVGYGGAVSSVDADASAAGIEVLKKGGNAVDAAVATAAALGVTEPYSAGVGGGGYFVHYDAKSRKVSTIDGRETAPRTADSSLFLEDGKPIPFADAVTSGLGVGTPGTPATWQSALDKWGSKRLGTLLKPAERLARDGFTVDGTFRSQTESNQKRFADFPASAKLFLPGGALPVVGSTFKNPDLARTYEELGRKGVGAMYRGGIGKDVVRTVNKPPVDPASGRVARPGDLSAKDLKAYAVKRQAPTKTSYRGLDVYSMAPSSSGGTTVGEALNILERTDLSKASKKKYLHRFIEASRVAFADRGRWVGDPAFEDVPTKELLSQEFADSRECLIRDDAVLKSPLAPGNPRNPAACESGDKAAPTTYEGENTTHLTSADKWGNVVAYTLTIESTGGSGITVPGRGFLLNNELTDFSFAPADPAVHDPNLPGPGKRPRSSIAPTIVLEKGKPVVALGSPGGATIVTTVLQTLTGFVDRGLPLVDAIAAPRASQRNAAQTELEPGLWGSPLRADLEAIGHSFKQNPEIGAATGVQRLPNGKWLAAAEKVRRGGGSAMVVRPE